Within Spinacia oleracea cultivar Varoflay chromosome 4, BTI_SOV_V1, whole genome shotgun sequence, the genomic segment attcataaatcatgcggaaacaaccattaagccaggaatacatattatttacacataatcatatagcataatttagatgcatactctttgttgcgtgccttccctagctgcgcccgaaccgaacaagaacaagtctttaggactccaagtgtcgtccctccgtagatagtccacagcacgtccggatccgccttaagattgaccaactagaatctcccttaaggtactaaagattttcagcacttttagtcaaggaatgtgtctgaattttctctcaaaaactcactttgaatacttgaataatctctgaaaatatgtgaccctaggcacctatttatagagttatggaaagggttttggaatcctattaggatactaatctatttaattataaccctactaggactctaattaaataatcattatctaatagttttaggatttaatcacacttcgaatcccgattgcttcaggattcccgcacaagcattgcacgagcaccgtacacccgcgcaagccttgcggcccacgctaggcgcacagcgctcggcccactgctgtgctctcgcgcgcgcgcccaaggccttggttgggcctggccttgcgctgggcctggtcgaggcttggcgtgcgatggtgcgcgttggctcgctgggcgacggcctggcttcgtgctgggccttcgtctagcgggcctcgtccgatgctaattcgtacgatacgcttccgattaaattcccgattccggaattcatttccgatacgaacaatatttaatatttccgtttccggaattattttccgattccgataatatttccgattctgacaatatttccgtttccggcaatatttccgattctggcaatatttccatttccgataatattttccgatacgtaccatgtttccgtttccggcaacatctacgacttggataatatttatatttccgatacgatccatatttccgtttccggcaatatcatcgtttccggagtattcatttcttgcctgtgacgatctcagctcccactgaaaccaagatccgtcgattccgaatatccatagatggagtatttaatgccattaaatacttgatccgtttacgtactatttgtgtgaccctacgggttcagtcaagagtaagctgtggattaatatcattaattccacttgaactgaagcggcctctagctaggcattcagctcacttgatctcactgaattattaacttgttaattaatactgaaccgcatttattagacttaacatagaatgcatacttggaccaagggcattatttccttcaatttaacAGTCCAAGTCTTAGCTCTACTCAAAACTTTATCAACTAAAGGTTTACATTGAGCAAAGGAAAGTTTCTTGTAGACAAGGGAACACCCAAGTACCTAAATGGAAACTCACCAGAAGGAATATTCAAGGTGAGCATGATTTGATGCTGAATGTCTGAATTTACACCACAAATATATGCATTACTCTTATCCAGATTGGCTTCCAACCCTGAAGCTTTTGAGAACAACAGGAACTTCTGAAACAACATATTAGTTGAAATAGGATCTGCTCTGGCAAACATAAGCAAGTCATCTGCAAACATGAGATGAGTGATATTCAGCTTCTCACATTTTGGATGAAAGTTGAAGTTAGGATCAGCTTTCAACTGGCTAAGACTTTTGGAGAGGTACTCCATACCAATAGCAAAGAGAAAGGGGGACAAAGGATCACCTTGTCTTAACCCTTTTTTAGCAGGAAAGGGAACACAAGGCTGCCCATTAATAAGAATGCTATAAGAAACAGAAGAAATACACTCCAGAATCCACCCAAGGAACACCTCTGGGAAGCCTAATTCCTTCATAACATCCATTAAGTAACTCCATTCAATAGAGTCATATGCTTTCTTTAAGTCAACCTTAATCATGCATCTGGGAGAGAGGTTCTTCCTGTTGTAACCTTTCACAAGCTCAGTGGCCAAAAGAATGTTATCTGAAATGATTCTTCCTGGGATAAACCCTGCTTGACAGTCACTAACAATAGAGCCAATCACCTTCTGAAGTCTACTAGTCAAGATTTTAGAAATAATCTTGTAAATAGTAGTACAGCAAGCAATAGGTCTAAATTCCTTAACCTTAGAAGGGTTAGGAACTTTAGGAACTAGGGTCACAGTAGTACAGTTCACTTGCTTCAACATCCTCCTATTATCAAAAAAACCCATAATAGCAGCATACATATCAGTTTTAATTATCCCCCATGTCTTTTTGAAGAAGACTGCATTGAATCCATCAATTCCTGGTGCCTTATTGTCATCAATCCCCTTCAAAGCTAGATCAATCTCCCCTTCAGTTACTGGCTGGCATAAAGAAAGCCTAGCAGAATTACTCAGTGTGGTCCCCTCTCTCATAGTGGGAAGATCAATCAAAGGCAAAGAGCTAGCCCTTGTACCAAGCAACTGCCCATAGAACTTCAAAACCTCACCCTGAATATCAGCTGGTGTCACTAATTTATTGTTATCATCATCAATTAATTCAGTGATCCTGTTGATCCTATGCCTCTCCTTGACTGAAGCAAAGAAGAATCTACTATTAGAATCACCTACTTGTAACCATTGGAGCCTAGATTTCTGTCTCAAAGCCACTTCTTCAATTCTCAACCACTTCTTCAAATCTGCAGAGCAATTGTGTTCCTGACTCAGCAGGAAACTATCAGAATGATTCTGCTGAAGTTGATTATGAATAGAATCAAGTTGCACCCTTGCTTGATCTATCTTATTTGCAATACCTTGGAACTCCTGTTTATGAATGGACTTCAGTTTCAGTTTTACCAACTTCAGTTTTTTCCACACAAGTAACATACCAGATTCTGGCATAGATTCCTTCCAACAATGCTCCACTGAAGGAAGAAAGCTATCATGATCAACTAAATAATTTAAGAACCTGAAAGGCCTACCACCATCAAGAGATTCTGGAATGCACTTAACCATGATAGGACAATGGTCAGAAAGGGAGGAATTAAGGTATTCAGAACACACATCACCCTTCATACTCATCCACTCCCCATTGCCTAAACATCTATCAATTCTGCTAGCAGTTTTAGTATTATCTCCCCCCTTATGCCAAGAATAAAAGTGACCTTTGCTCTGCAACTCATAGAGCTGATAGGCATCCACAAAATCAGCAAAATCTTTAATTTCTGCTAAAGtcacaacccccccccccccccatttacTCTCTCCTGGAAACCCATGATAGCATTAAAGTCACCAGAAATCAACCAAGGAGAACTACCCACTGTAGCATTAATATCACCTAAATCATGCCACAAAGCTTTCCTGTCATCTATGGTGTGCAACCCATAGACTGCAGTGAAAAAGAAGCAGTGCACACACTGCTGATCAATAACCTCACAGTGGATAAATTGAGTATTACACCTCAAAAATTTTACAGTAACACAGTTAGTTTGCCACCCTAACCAAATTCTCCCTTTAGAACTATGCATATAGTTATTTTCCCAGTTCCAAGAATGCCCAAATTTATTCATGATAGACTGATGCTTGCTAATCTTGACTCTAGTCTCTAAAATTGCAATAATTTTAATATTATAGATACTAATAAGCCTCTTTACCTCAGTGACCTTAGAGGGATCATTTAGCCCTCTAATATTCCATGTGCAAAGATTCAACATTCAGAAATTGGTCCAGAATCACCATCCAGCAGCTCCTCTATGTCATCCTCCGCAACAACCTCATCTGAATCATCTTCATTCAAAGGCCCAAAAGAGTTGTTGTGTGACACAGGCACACCTCTACTTCTTGCTCCTTTAGTAGCCACCTTCCAACCACCATCAGCACCTGATTGATTCACAACCAAGCTCTGGTTCAGAGGAGTAGCAGAAGGAGTTACAATAACTGCTGGAGGTACAGTTGTTTTCTTTGGAACCACATCTTCTTCACCTGGGGTGGCTTACTGGCTTGCTGCACTTGAGTTTTAGCAACACTAGCACAGTTATGGCCTGGTAATTGGCATTTATGACGATAAGAGGGTTTCCAGTCATATTGAACCTGTTGTTTAAATTCTTGACCATTCACATCTTCAATCCAGATATGATCAGGCAGAATTGCTGTCACATCCATTTCCACCAAAACTCGAGCAAAAGACACCCTCTGTTGTCTTGTAGTGCAATCATCAGCACAAATAGGAACTCCCAACAAACTAGCAATCCTACTAAGAGAATCACCACTCCAGCAATTCAGTGGGAGATTAGGCAATCTAACCCATAATGGAATGACCCTTAAAACTTCTTCATAAAAATTGAATTCTGGAGACCAGGGTTTAATGATCATTGGCTTACTGAAAAACGTGTATGGACCTCCACTCATCACAGAATTTCTATCATCTACTGAGTCAAATTGGATAATGAAATACCCATCATCATGGAGAAAAACATTAGGTGTACCAATGTTGACCCAGTTAGCAGAAATGAACCTCTTAATAGCAGCAATGGTTGGAGTATCACCCACTACATACAACACAATAGCAGCTAACCATTTCCTAGTCATATATTCTACCTCATTCTTCTGTAATTGAGCAAGTTTCTTACCCTCTTTAACTACTGGAGAAACAAACTTAAGAGAAACACCTTTACCTGCTAAAGGAGATCTCTGAAATAAGCTAGACCATGTGGGAGGAGCTTGAGTGCCATCCATCTCCAATCGCCTTTGAGCCACTGGTGCAGGCTGAGTAGGAGCACAGATAGGCTGGTTTTGTTCTAAGTTTTCCCTCAATTGAGAGGCCAAAACCCTCATTCTACGTTGCATCTCTAAATCACCAGTTCCTGATCCTCCCCTGTTTCCAATCTGAGATTGAACAGCATTTTCCCCCAAATTCGAAAATAACGGCTCTATTTGGTTTCCAGCAGAACCAGAGATGCCGAGAACTTGATCGTAAGCCAAAATCGTGTTATGGAGTTCTAGAGGTATCAATCCAGCACTTGGATGAACTAATGAAGAAGATACAAGCTCACCTTGCTGATCCATGGCGCTCAATCGATTCTGGGATGTTGTTACTTGTTGCTCAAGCAACGGTGTTTCCACCAATGGAACAGTGCTTACACTTGCAATAGCTTTCTCACCAGTCACTGAAGGAGAACCTAGTGAAGGAGTAGAGCTCACAACTTTCTTCTTCCGCCCCATCAATGGAGTGGGTGCACGATAGTAATCGCCCTAAACGTGCGCCaccagagagagagagaagaataGATCTTAATTTAATAATTGTAAGGGTtagtaagttggaaaatgttgaTCATACTATCGACATGATTATGTGGATATGAGGCGAATAGTTATGGACAAATGGAGTATGTGAGTATGTTTTGTTCAACTATCCAATCAATCGTAATTTTGTAATTGTCATACTTATATAAGTGATTCTTTAGCAAATTTTGTAATTGTCATACTTATTAAGTGATTCTTTAGCAAATTGTTTGAAATAGGACAATACATGAGAGATCTCATAATAGTTAAGATTTCACTCTTCAGAACCATTACCTTCGTTCTGAGTTAGTTATCACATTTTTGTTATCTCCTCATAATcaacataataaactaaaagTAAGTGATATgcttttataaaaaattaaccTTTTGTATGAATTTTGATgtatttatattatttcataATATCACTTATTCCAATCAAATGGAGGGAGTGTATATTTTTCACCGTATAGTTAAGGATGGAGGAGCTGGGGGTACTCGAGAGGGCAAAGCGTAAGCAGGGACTGATCACGTTTCCATGCtttatttattatcatttatCAACCTACATTTCCTTGCTTGATGGTGCACTTCAGCTCACCTAATAACCATAAATCCATCATTGATAATCCACTTAATTATCACTAATCATATATACGAAGCTTTTATTTATGATTTGAGACTGTAACAGACTAACAACTCATAATTTATGGAAATTACTCAAGTCCTACTTAAGAATAAACAATATGCTAAGCCTTTCCTTTTTGGATTCCCGAGGTCCTACTGCTACTCCTATACTTCTGTTGTCCTACATATAGCGGTATAATTAATTACTACTGCGTAACTAACACGAAAATGAAGAACTGATGCATCTCGAaaatacaaatacataacaattcAGAGTACACATCAGTTTTTTGATTTTTCACTGAACGCATTAGATGAATACTTCAGAATACAACAATTCCATGACAAAACAGTTATCTTAGACCTAACGTGTAAATTTTACATTATACACGGATTTTTGAGTCCGTACCCAATTAAGGATGTTATACGTAGATGAATGCCTGAGGTATGTTTGGGATAACTGGGTTGCTTGGATTCACAGTCCATGCACTCTGCTAGAATGCTAGGAGCCAAATGTTTTTTGTGTGTGGAAAATACCATAGCATTGATGATTGTAAGGAAGTAGGTGTGCAAAAACTGATATAATAAAACCACAACTCTTAGTTCGTACATGTGGAATTGATGGATTAGTACGCATTCAATTGTGAAGAAGACCTCTTATGGCTCTTAGCTTGACTTTTGCTATCTACCTAAATGATGATTATGAGCCATAATTTGCAAGGTTTTTAGGGGGACCCTGAAGAAAATGTGACTCCTTTATTAGGGTTGGTCGTATAATCTCACATATATCAGCAATATAAATCCACCTTTTAAGGCATTTCTTTTTTCTTCAAGTTATATACCAGGCCAAGAGCTTAAGCCCTTAGTCCTGTTTTATTTGGTCGCTCATTTGTGAGCGCGTGTATAATCAAGGGTTCCTCATGCAGGAATTACTTTACTTTCGTAAGGCATTCTCTGTCCTTTTGATCCTATTGTTAGCTGCAAGCTTAATTTTGTTATGGTGATCAAAAGACGGTAGAGGTCATTGATATTAGTGAATGTGCTGATTGTCATCAGAACAATATCAAGCACAACCATGCTTATGAAGGTATATATAAGTTAACGAGTTTTCATTGTACTATTTGTTTATGTTATATATGTCTGTTTCTGATATAAAGAGGTTTATATATATGTAGGGCTTAGTGTTACCATTGACTGCAAGATTGCGAGTGGTGAGGTGAAGACATGAGGGGAAGGAAAGCTTGATAAAGATGGGAAGTTTAGAGTAGATTTTCCACATGAGCGTGTAGGAAATGGGAAGAAATTGAAGGAAGAATGATATGCACAACTTCACGGTACATCAGATATACCATGTCCCGCTCAAAATGGGATACAGTCTTCAAAGTTGGCCTTTATTTCTGAATCTGATGAAAAACACACATTTACCTCAGTTGGAAAACTGAAATTCTCACCAGCAACCTGCACATCTGCCTTCTTGTGGCCTTACTTCAAGTATCCGTCTTTTCATAAGAAATCCTTCTCCAAGTGGCCATTCACCTTCCCTAAGGTCCCATGCCCTCCCTTTTTCAAGAAACATTTTTTCAATAAAACATTTTTCTCCATCctgaaattcaagaaattgtTCCCACATTTCCCCATATACCAAGAAACCTTACCCATCACCAATGCCAGTATACGAGAAGCCCCTCCCACCACCAGTGCCAGTATATGAAAATCCTCTTCCATCCCCCCTCCAGTATACAAGGAGCCACTCCCACCACCTGTGCATGTGTACAAGAAGCCACTCCCACCACCCGTTCCAGTGTATGAGAATCCTTATCCACCACACGTGTCAGTATACAAGAAGCCTTGCCCACCATCCGTACCAGTATACAAGACTCCACTCCCACCGCCTGTGCCTGTATACAAGAAGCCACTTCCACCACTCGTGCCAGTGTATGAGAAGCCACTTCCACCACCGGTTCCTGTACACAAGAAGCCATGTCCTCCTATATTTACGAAGCCACTCATCCCAATATATAATCCAAAGCCTATTCCTCCTATTACTTTCCCTGAGAAGCCATGTCCTCCTATTAGTATTCCTAAGCTCCCACCATTTAAGTTCCCACATTACCCCAAGTTTCTTCCAAAGGTTTATGAACACCCCAAGTTCAAAAAGTGGCCTTCTTTGCCACTAATCCCTCTCATCCTTGAAAGTCCCTTTGCATTACTTGTAGCTCCTT encodes:
- the LOC110786472 gene encoding LOW QUALITY PROTEIN: proline-rich protein 4 (The sequence of the model RefSeq protein was modified relative to this genomic sequence to represent the inferred CDS: inserted 3 bases in 2 codons; substituted 3 bases at 3 genomic stop codons); protein product: MIGQWSEREELRYSEHTSPFILIHSPLPKHLSILLAVLLQAXFCYGDQKTVEVIDISECADCHQNNIKHNHAYEGLSVTIDCKIASGEVKTXGEGKLDKDGKFRVDFPHERVGNGKKLKEEXYAQLHGTSDIPCPAQNGIQSSKLAFISESDEKHTFTSVGKLKFSPATCTSAFLWPYFKYPSFHKKSFSKWPFTFPKVPCPPFFKKHFFNKTFFSILKFKKLFPHFPIYXKKPYPSPMPVYEKPLPPPVPVYENPLPSPXPVYKEPLPPPVHVYKKPLPPPVPVYENPYPPHVSVYKKPCPPSVPVYKTPLPPPVPVYKKPLPPLVPVYEKPLPPPVPVHKKPCPPIFTKPLIPIYNPKPIPPITFPEKPCPPISIPKLPPFKFPHYPKFLPKVYEHPKFKKWPSLPLIPLILESPFALLVAPSFALFHQRIKLMQ